CAGCCGGTTGGCAAACATAACAGCCGTGAATCTTCCAGACGCCCTTTGACAGTGTCgggaagctgtgtgtgtgtgtgtgtgtgtgtgtgagtgtgcgtgtgggtgtgggtgggtgtgtgtgtgtgtgtgtgtgtgggcggcTCACCCAGTACAGACAAGCTTTCTAAATGAGTGCCGCAAACATCTGACTTAATGAAATTGGAATTCTACTTCAGGAATTCAGTCTTTCCATCTCTGAACAGTGACCATAACCTGGGAGAGAGGAATAATGTAGTGTTTACAAAGTATTATATTTCTTCTGCCCACAAATTCTCTATATTTGTAATGTGGCTGCAAGCTATCAGGTTTTCAAACTGGGTGCTTTCTATGTAAACTGGATTCATAAGCacactttgtatttttaaagGCAGTGTGACTGGTGAAAATTGATATTAAATCCCTGCTTTGTCCAGAAGGTCATGGATTGCAATAAACTGGAAATAAGagttttcagacttttttctattttttatttcctcttcaaACACACAACTCAAACATCAGATACACTATTTGTCTATTAAAACACTTCTGCTGCTCTGACCTCACTGGGAAGATATTCCATCATGGTGGCgactgttattttaaatattgattaCTCTGCTGATTAATGTCTCCATTAATCAtcatgtttataaaatgtcagaaaatagtgaaaaattcaCGTTATAATTTCCAagagtcaaaggtgacatcttcatgtatcattttttgtttgtccaACAATCCCAAACCCAAAGAtcatcagtttaatatcatttgacaaagaaaaacattaaatcatcacatatgagaagctgagACTGATAGAAAACTACTAAAaagattaatcagttatcaaaatagttgactaaaaataattataaatgattagttttctgtcaatccgttaatcgactaattgtctATATTCTTTTTGACTAAATACCCCAAAACATTTACACAAtcacaatgacaaaatgttaCATCGATTTATTGTTTAAATCAATTGCAGGTGGTGAAAATTTATATTATAAacctgaaagacaaaaacaaacttcacACAGCTGCTCAGTTTAAATAAAGCAATAATAGGATCTAAAGTTTGGCAGCATGGAGAAAATCTTCTATAACATGATGTCATTTTGACAATATGTATTATGATAATAGTGTACTTCCTGGAAATTCAATGGAAGAActgtttatataaaaacaacCAGGTGTTCTTTCTGGTTTATCCAGTGAATtaaatacttgaaaaaaatcaaagtttttcaaatgttttcattttttcatgttgatgCAACAACCCTTTAAATCCTTGTTTGGATAACATTGCCTGCAAAGGCCTGATACAACTAGAAATATTAAACGGATAATACACTCAgtagtagggctgcaactagtaGTCGCttaattgatcaacagaaaattaattgccaactatttcaattatttatttatttgaagccattttttaaggaaaaaagcTGAActtatctggttccagcttcttaaatgagaatattttctggtttcttgaaTCTTGTATGATAGTAAACTTTGTTGACTATCAGTCgggacagaaaaagacattttatgttgcatctgtgactttgggaaacagtgatggacatttttcaccattttctgacattttaaagaccaaacagctaatcgattaatggagaaTATAATCAACAAAGTAAGCAATAAATAACATTATCGTTGGTTGCAGCCTGACTCAGTATAACAAAATAGTGagacaaattttttttttgtctcatattAATAGGATCCACAAAGCATCACAATTGTGGCACATACGGTATCATCACAGTTAAACACTTTGGTTGATGAAGCCCTTTTCAAAGCTCTGTGGGAGGAAGTCAAACATGTGGTCGTCAcgctgagacagatccacatCTGTAAATATCCATGATTGATATTCTGCTGTATCATTCACGTCATGTCACTGCAGCCCCTCTCAACAAATACACATGAAGTGTTTTCTCCGTCCATTGTTTACTGCACAGCTGGTTTCTGTTGACCAGCAGCCTCATCACTGCTTCTTCGTCCGTGTGTGGAGTAAGACCGCCTGTCCAGCCAGTCCGGCTTCCACCCCTCCTTGAGGAACCACATACTGCGTCCCGTCACTGGCCCTCTGAGGGTCCATTGTCCTCAGCTGCTCGTTGCTCTGAGTGATGCTATCCAAACTCCACAGCTGGTAGCGCAGGCTTTTACCCTGCTTAGCCAGGACGTAAACCTCTCTGAGGCCGACGGGACAAGGTGAGCTGGTGTCACTGGGCAGGTGAAGCCAAGGCAGAGTGGGATCAGGCTCGGTGTGCTCAGTGCTCAAGCTACCCTGGTCCAGACCAAGGAGGACACCTGGAAGAGGTGGATGTGGTAAATGTGGGGCATGTTGACTGGCTGAATGAGCAGGTGAGTCAGCTACATGGTCTTACCTGAGGCGACAGCCCAGTGCGCCCTGTGGCCGCTACGCTGGCACGGCTCATGGTTGTAATCCTCATCATATCTGTACATACTGTCAAGGCATTTTGTGTCATCATAAACTTTTCTCGTGGTTTCTGCAGTGTTCAAACAAGTGAAATTGAAGACTCGTTTCAAGATCATATTGTCCAAAATATGAAAGTATGATGGAAACAGTAGGAACGATATGACCTACAATTATTTATACCACATTTTTATCAGTGTTGTACTTCCAAGCAGTGTGTAACAATAATTCCTAATGATATAATTAACTGAATTAATGTGACCTGGACTTGGAAAAGtggcagaaaatggatggattaaccaataaaatattattaattcatttaaatttttgtaTAAACTGACACTTGTTCATTTTGAGTGGATGAATATCCTCGCTGGTGTAGCTCACTGTGGTGATAGTGTTTGCTGCAGGTCTAGATGGTGCTGACTGAAACTTCACAAAAAAGGGTTTAAATGGTTTCCTGCAGCACAATCAACAATGGAAACAATCCCACTTTTAGTTTATAGATGTATAACATCTGACAGCCTGCAACccaatacaaaaaaatatatttttataagcAACACTAGTTTTTGCGGCAggcaacagaaaacatttaagaCTTAATTACCTTTCAAGGCCTTTTTGGAGTTAAGTGAATTCAATACTtcttttaagacttttcaagacctgcagatactctttttatcttttatgaCAATCCTTAGCAGTAAAAACCAAACATAATGAAATGATTCCTGACAAAACAACACTCATGATGCTTCTGTTTGGGTCTAGGATACGGGATGAGAACAGGCTGTCTTCCCCACAGGTGCGTGATGATGGCTGCAGCGTTTTTACCACTTAAACCACCTGACAGCAGCTCTGCCTTGCAGCCGCAAACCGCTTCTGCCAGCAGGGCCATGTTGTtagctgacaaaacaaaaaatcttaaTGAGGACATAAGGAAACCCATAAAATCAAAACACTGTGAAATTGCATTTAGTTGCTTGTGAAACCCAAAAGACTGAATCACcactaaaacaaagaaaaattgGAAATCTGGTTATATAACTTCCACATTTCCACATTTCAAATTACATCTTGATGCTGTTTATAGGGGCTGAGTCACTGCTGCAGCTCTAGCAGCACCCAGTGGTGTCAACATATGTTTTCTGCCTTTGGGATGAAGATTCCCCACACGATCAGAAAACTTTTGCTGCCCACAAATTTCCTACACGTTTCAAAACTGTTCACTTGGTAGAAACTGGCTCAAAACAGCTCATATCCTTTGTTACCTGAAAACATTTCACCCTGCGCCGTGTATCCCCGGCTCAGCGCCGTCTGAACGACTGTGTCCATGTCGATACTCGGCTGTGGCTGTTGAAGGTGTGCAGCCATCCATAAAGCCACCAAACCACACCTGAAGGTAAATTAATaacacactcacagtcacacCCTTGTAAAATATGTCATGTTTAATGACTTAAAAGCATTCAGGTCAAACCAATAACACAATAGGcaccagtgtttccagtgcACATACAAAGGTTGCggaaacagttttatttgcGTTATATAAGTGCTTTCTCAGTTTAATGTGGATCACAGTGTTGCTTGACAAGTATTTGAAGTTTCTGGACTTACTGTGGACCATCTTGGATCAGGGAAGGCACATATGTGTTCATCAGTATCCACTGCAGATCTTTCCTGAAACTGAAGCACCAAGAAATAACACACTTCATGACATAATTATACATTATTCTATCCTTACACTCAGTTACCAGTTTGATAGACATAACTGTACAATCTATTGCTGCAATAAATCCCATCTTTGTAGACTTTGTATCAGAGAGGTGTGTTCATTTTCAGCAAGTGTTAGTTCTGGATCACTTTACCACATGTGTTTCTAATATTCTGTTGGCCTCGTTGGACAAAATATAAAGgcaatgttattaaaaaaaaaaaaaaaaaagagggttgTTGCATCAATGTGGTGAAAAACTTCTGGATAAACCAGAAAGAACAGAACTTCTCCCCCGTgttttttgtctgctttttaaaattgaatttcCAGGAAATACATTATTATCACTAATAAACattgacactcaaaacaatgaatcaattatcaaaatagttggcgattaatttaatagttagCAACTAATCAGTttcattgttgcagctctaaagtaTTACATAAGACAAATCAATTACCACAGTTGTTGTTTATTAAATTTATGAGGttagattaattaataaatctATCAACTAATTGTTCAAGCTCTAAACACCAACACAAACTATGACCTCTGTGACACAAAGGTAGGTTTTTATTGCACAGCTGAATTGAATTGCAATAGATTGCACAAGTGAATCTAATGAACTGGAAATTggagtgaatgtgttttttttcctgagagagaaaaaagaacagCAACATCTGGTAAAATTTAGGTAATCAtgacaatatgtgtgtgtgtcaaatgtGGACTATGAATTTTATTGTCCAGCTATATGAGGATCTGATCAGTTGCATGTGCACAAAGTAAATTGCTGTTCATCACTTCATCTAAACAGGGACATGGtggtaaaaaataaatcataaaatgtgcaaaataaacTTGTATATCtcacctgctctctctctgacGGAGCAGTGACAGGGCCTCTGTGTGGTCCCCTTCAACAGGACTCCTGCTGCTGGCTATAGTCTGGTACAGCTTCTTCTTGGGGGCTGAAGCTGGAGGTGGTGGAcctggagcaggaggaggaggaggaggaggaggaggagggggtggaggaggtGACAGGGAGCACTCCATAGACATTTCCTTTGAGCTCCTTACAGAAAGGGAAGCTTAGTTAGTATTTTTAACATCTTTGCAGCTGCTCTTCAATAGACTCGACAAACACTAACGTTAATTCATATACAAACTACTCCCCCCACCTTCACTGCTTACTTTGATAACTAAGCTAAAAATAAGAGTATATATAATTGACTCACTTTATCTTAACTCGCAAGTTCGGTGACAAAATCTTCTCCTGTTATCGGTCACAAAAAATTATAAGCTTGTAATGTTTCACATACTGGTTCTTACAACCACTTTTAAGACTAGCACTGCCAGCTAACAACACCGGCGTTTTATCCATATTTggcagcttcttcttcttcgggCTCGTTGGCGGGAGGTAGGACGTTATATTTGGCAGCTTCTTCTTCGTGTGTTGGCGGGGGACTTcgcagcttcttcttcttcctcttcttcttcttcttcttcgtgtgTGTTAGCGGGAGGTAGAGACGACGCTGAAGTCAGTTTGCGATTCGCGGTTAAGGGGAAAGTTAAGGGACAcgtaaataatgatatttagcggTTGATTCTCCgtttttttcaccacttacacttGTGAAAAACTGTTAGACATCGTAGTAAAAGCCTTaatgctgtttaaacccactttcagtGTGTGACacctttactttactttacagaataaagggcgatttcactgtttttcccCCATCCggaccacattagaccagggCCAGATCAAAAAACTGCTATATTTAGACCTGTTAAATATGGACTAATTTAACCAGGAGTCTCCAGCGACTCATTagaacacagtttcagatttgtgaaacctttattttgcttatgaaaacagaaaaaagggcgATGTCACTGCTTTTTCCCCATTCAGACCACATTACATCAGCTCCAGATCAAAAAACCTCTGTATTTAGACTTGTaaaatctggactagattaccaAGAAGACTCTAGAGACTCtagagactcattaaaacacagtttcagatctaggaaacctttattttgctcatGAAAACTTACAACAGGGTAATTTCACAGCTTTtcctccatccagaccacattagaccaggtccagatcaaaaactGCTATATTTAGACCTGTtaaatctggactagattaacaaAGAGACTCCAGAGACTCCATAAAACATAGTTTCcgatttgtgaaacctttattctatttgtggaaaatgaaaaagggcgattttattgatatttctgGTTGGTTTAAGGACAGCTAAGAGAACAACAATCATTTTgtattataaagaaatattagAGGagtgaatgaagaaaaaatactccataaaaatattttgtgatgatgatgatgatactttgtaatttaaaaaatgtaaaaatagattttgtacatttgtttttaagtgaGAAAGAGGAGCTCTACATGGCCATAACCAATGAAATGGAGAAACATGGAATAATGCTGTGAATTGCTAGCCACAAGATCAGTGAAATCAcccttttttcacttttcactaaTAGAATAAAAGCTGGGTTTAAACAGCATTAAGGTTTTTGATACGatgtctaacactttttcacaagtgTAAGTGGTGGGGGGAAAAACGGAGAATGAGCCGCTAAAtctcattatttatattttccttaACTTTTCCCTTAACCACGTATTGGAAGCTGACTTCAGCTCGTAGTGTGGCGCTTCATACCGCCTCCACTGAGTCCACAGAGTTTGGGGCAAAGATAGTTCAAAATTATGGTACTAAATCATTTCAGTATCAACTGCACGATGAACTACTATCTGTCCGAGTAACTGTCACTTGAGAGGCATAATAACTATTTAAAAGTCGGTTAAATTAAGAGCGCTAAACCAATCTGAACACGAATCGGTGTTGCGGATAATTCTGTGACCCATCAGTTTCTGTGACCTGAACTATAACAACGTgactctctctgtttctataGGGGTATCGTGCGACTCAATCTAAATACTATGGTGACATAATATTTGGTAACAgctactgtaaaaaataaacgTGATAAAGTCAGATAAAACCTTTGCAATGTTGCACAAAATCTACTGGGTCACAGGATTTGGTGTAACACAGACCGGAAATGACCGTTATGTTCTTTCTTAACGCGAGATCACAGTGCGGGATTTGTATTCATTACTTCGAGGTGAGTATTTCTTTCACGTCGCTGAACAgttgtgtcatttttaagaTATCAAGATCATTTTTGCAAACCATCCGCTGATGTAGATGATCCTGCTGGAAGTTATTCGTTAATACGGAATGAATCAGGCCTGAGCGATAGAAGAATATAGCTCGCTAAACTGCGTTAGCTTTGAAGCTAACGGCTACCCCACGTTATTCATTTTGGATGGTTGTTTGCTGAATTAGCTGCTTGATCCGGTATTCTGCTTCTAGCTggttttaaaataacttttcgGTCGTGTTAATTCAACCACTCACCTTCGACAGGTTATAAGATGGCCACTGCGGAGGTGCGGCTTAATCATACAATCTACATCAAcaacttgaatgagaaaatcaAGAAAGATGGTAAGTTCGTCCTTAATACCGCCATGCCTTCAGTTTCCTGGCTGTAATTAAACACATACGTCTATAAATTAAGCTTCATGTGTTTTCACAGAGTTGAAGAAGTCGCTGTACGCCATCTTCTCACAGTTCGGACagattttggacattttggtCGCACGAACCATGAAGATGAAGGGTCAGGCCTTTGTCATCTTTAAGGAGGTTAATAGCGCCTCCAATGCTCTCAGATCCATGCAGGGATTCCCTTTCTATGACAAACCAATGGTATGTTTATCACTGTGAAGCTTTACAAACGACAAGAGATGCTATTATAACACTTTTACTAACTCTAATATAACGACTTCTATCTAATTATTGACATTAGTGCAGCTTCTTAGGTTCGTGTGGTCTTAACTTATTTGTCTCTTCTTCCCACAGCGTATCCAATATGCCAAGCAGGACTCGGACATCATAGCTAAAATGAAGGGGACTTATGTGGAGCGTGACCgtaaaaaagagaagaagaagcccAAAGGAACCGATGCAGCCGGAGCCAAGAAAGGAGTGCCAGGAGCTGCTCCCATGGTGGCCGGAGTGCCTGCAGCCATGCCTGTAAGTGGGGAGGGGGAGAGTTGTCTAATGGgtaatttgttgtttggtgaAACTAATGAAAGCTAAGCAAATCAAGTTTTGTGGCAGCCTTAGTTAGTAGCAAAAATGTCCATCGAGTATTACTGATGACCCTGAGTACAAATATGGACAAAGTGTCAAACTGTGGTGGATTCTGGGTTACTGGATGATGCTGTATTCTCTCTATTTGATACTATTTTCCCACCTTAACTGTTGGAAAatactttctcttttttatggCCAAAGTATAAAGTGTTTCCAAGCAAAGTTGCAGTGTGCCTTGCAACAGAAAACATGACTTTGAAGTGAGACTAACATGGCAAACGGCTTGCTCAGCATTATTGTACTTTACCCTTTAGGGAATGCCTCCCATGAGCCAGGCCCCACGCATGATGCACATGCCAGGCCAGCCGCCCTACATGCCCCCTCCAGGCATGATGCCTCCTCCTGGGATGGCACCTGGTCAGATGCCTCCTGGTGCCATGCCTCCTGGTCAGATGATGCCTGGACAGATGCCTGGACAAATGCCCCAGCAGGTATTGTGTGTCTTGCCATCTGGAAGTTGGAAGAGCACGTAGCTATTGTATCTTTTTGCAGCTGATGTCTCTATTCTGACCTCTTCTGGTTACCACTGACTACCTTCCAGGTCGCAGAAAATCCTCCCAATcacat
This is a stretch of genomic DNA from Thunnus albacares chromosome 6, fThuAlb1.1, whole genome shotgun sequence. It encodes these proteins:
- the snrpa gene encoding U1 small nuclear ribonucleoprotein A, whose amino-acid sequence is MATAEVRLNHTIYINNLNEKIKKDELKKSLYAIFSQFGQILDILVARTMKMKGQAFVIFKEVNSASNALRSMQGFPFYDKPMRIQYAKQDSDIIAKMKGTYVERDRKKEKKKPKGTDAAGAKKGVPGAAPMVAGVPAAMPGMPPMSQAPRMMHMPGQPPYMPPPGMMPPPGMAPGQMPPGAMPPGQMMPGQMPGQMPQQVAENPPNHILFLTNLPEETNELMLSMLFNQFPGFKEVRLVPGRHDIAFVEFENEVQAGAARDALQGFKITQTNAMKISFAKK
- the c6h19orf54 gene encoding UPF0692 protein C19orf54 homolog produces the protein MSMECSLSPPPPPPPPPPPPPPAPGPPPPASAPKKKLYQTIASSRSPVEGDHTEALSLLRQRESSFRKDLQWILMNTYVPSLIQDGPQCGLVALWMAAHLQQPQPSIDMDTVVQTALSRGYTAQGEMFSANNMALLAEAVCGCKAELLSGGLSGKNAAAIITHLWGRQPVLIPYDEDYNHEPCQRSGHRAHWAVASGVLLGLDQGSLSTEHTEPDPTLPWLHLPSDTSSPCPVGLREVYVLAKQGKSLRYQLWSLDSITQSNEQLRTMDPQRASDGTQYVVPQGGVEAGLAGQAVLLHTRTKKQ